The Leishmania braziliensis MHOM/BR/75/M2904 complete genome, chromosome 28 region gtgtgtgtgtgtggagcgCTGAGGGGCAGTGGAGGAAGGCAAAAGGTGGGAGAAGTGGGCAGTGATGTGAGACACGGGACacagcgaggcagccgcgAACAAGTGGCAGCTGTGTTGGGGCCTGTCTGCTCACTTTCTCTCGGCTCCTTCTTtctgcttttctcttcctaCTCGGAGACGCCAGTGGGTGAGTGCCCGTAAAGCCGAAGCATTCAATCCATGAGCGGGTGCTCGTCAGATGTGTGCGCGTTCCATccatccacccacccacccacacccacacgcacagaagagcgaagaggagaggagaggagctgtcgtgcagagaagagagggagcgagacaCGGTTGCAGTTGTCCTGTACTGTGCAATGAGCGCAACTGACGTGCAGCGTCGCGGGTTTTGCTTTCTCCGTCCTTCTTACGTGGTCACATGTTTGAGGTGCAGCCGTCCATGCTTCTATGCACTTCGTGTTGCCcatccctcccttccctccccttccttgATGACCTACATGACCACTGCGGTTCATACTACGACGATGCGTCTACCTTTCCCCACTAGCCgatctcctctcttttcacgctgttcctcccctctcttctctcgagTTGCGCAACAGCTTACTCAGTGTATCCTCTGCCACCGACTCACCACAAATGTTCACTGAAACGCAGCCGAAGGAGGTTGTGCTGCAGGGCGCACGCAAAGCCTCGCCGACTTTCGCCAAAGATGCGGGTATCGTACAGGCTGCTGCCACAATGGTACACAAAGTAGGAGTAAGTGAGCCGATGAAGGCTCAacgaggcagcagcgccacctgcggcggcggtgcacttCCACCGATACACACCAAGACAGCGTCGACGAGCGAGACAGCCGTGGTGCCGCGCCCGCGGAAGCAGCGACCGCTCTCTGACTTCCAAGAGCTGCATCAAAGGCTCGTCGCGGATGGACAGGCCTTTCCTGTGATGCTTCCAGCGGTGGGCGACCTGCCTGGCCAGCGCCCCTCGGCTGCTCTCGGCATCGCCTCTACCTTGAGGAGCGGCGATGAagtgccctcctcctcttttagtccagcgcctcggcggcCCCCGTCTACCAGTCGCCCCGCAGCGCGACACCGCCGCATGCACGCTTCGCTTCCTCGGCAGGCACGTCAGCCCAGCACCAGCCCGAACGGCTTGAGAGCCACCTCTACGCGAGCAAGCGGTGTTGGTTGGATGGAGAGGCGACGTCACAGCGGTCAGGCCTCGCGGCGGACCGGGCTCAAGTCGTTGaagcagcaggtggagggCGATGAGGCGGCCGCTGACCAGTTGATGCAGGCTGGAAACACCGGTGGAGCGCTCATGCTCCTGAGCCACACGCTGAAGAGCGTGCTGGACTATCGCGTCTCGCTGAACAGTGGGAGCAGTCGAATCAACGTTGTCGGCAGCACTGTATCggcgcgcgcagctccggctgcgccgccaccaggTGAGCCCGGGGCCGCATGGGCCGCGAAGACAGCCCAGCGACTTGCCGAGGTCTACACCGTTATTGCCAACAATGCGGGAGTGCGGTGCAGCACGGCAGCCGAACCGATCCAGATCCAGGAGGCGTACTTCCAAGCCGCGATGCGCTACGTGGTGAAGAAATCGACCGAGGACCTATTTTCTGAGTGGACAgcgggcagcgctgcggcgacgAGTAAGGGGCAATCACCCCATCCACCACAGCCACAGtcacaccgccgcctcccgGCAAGGTCGGCGGCCCCGCCATCAGCACGCGAGCCTCCCTCGTGCTTTTCGTCAACCTGCCCAGGCAAGAGCAAGGATGGTGACCAGCAGCAGAACGAGCAACCCGCGGTTGTTCGTCGCCTGCTCCGCTGCGCTGTCCGCACCAATGCCGCCGTGTGCCTCGGCGATAGCGCAACGCTGGGAGGACAGGCCCGCATTATCTATGAGTTATTGAAAGCGTTGGCCGAGTCAGACGGCGTATGGAGCATGACAGTGTTGTACAACTTGGCGGTTGCATTTCTGCGGGTTGGCGGCTacgacgacgctgcggaGGCGATTGCGCGGTTCATGGAGTTGAGCTGGCACTACCTCGAGTGGGCGCAGCACATGCACGAGACGGACGATGATGGCAGCGTGACAAGCGTCACCGCGGCtgtgcacacgcaggcggcgctgcagctaaTCTGCGGACACCACTTCATCGCTGCGATGGCGGCCTGGTGTGAACCGCACGGCCTCACGGAGCTGTACCACTGCGAGCTCGCCAGTGCCTGCGCGGAGCGCTATCTGGACCATGCCGACAAGGCTCAGCGGGAGTGTCAGCACCGTCTCGCCGCAGCTCAGGcgagggctgctgctgctggcgccagCGCTCCAGAAGAATCCACCAGGACCGCCACAGATGGACCCCCGACGCTGCTCTTGCTACCGTACATGACACAGGACTTGGTTTTCTCTTGCCCCTCgtcgacagcggtggcggcgatggGTGGTGTTGCGTCCACCACCGTCACGGTACACCTGCTGGTTGAGGCGCTtgccgcctcgtcctcacTTAGCGCGTCTCTGCCAGCAGAGGTGAGGGCGTACGTGCGGGAGGTGCAAAAGGGGGATGCCTTGCGGTACTGGGCACGTGCGGCACTGCGCGCTggtgcgtcgccgccgttCTTGTCGGCTGCCGTAGCCGCCTCAACTGCTACACCGGTGCCGCCGGCCCTCGTGGTGTTACTGAaccacagagaggagggtgagGATGTGTGGACACGAGAGTCCTGGATGACATCGCAGGTTCGCAAGGTCGCTGCGGACGACGCCTCGAGTTCACTTCGGCGACTGCTCTCCGCCGCAACGACGACAGGTGTAAGTTGCGCCTCGGTTATTGCTCTGACTTCACAGCGTTTTGGAGCCGTGCCGGGCATGCAACCAGatgcctccgcctccctcatTGCCCCCgccgcgccgacgccgcaTTATGAGCTCGGCGCTTCATCGGGCGCGCCAAGCCCGCGCAAGTCGAGCAAGCCCGCGCCGCTCTTCGTCACGACGctccccagcagcgcctaCGACCGGTACCGCAAGCTCCGCGATGGCGTCGTCACTCAGCTAGGGAACGCAGAGCAGATGGTGCAGCAGGGGGCAGGGGTGGAGGATGCGGTGGAGCTACTTGCTGTGGAGGGTGATGCGAAAGTTGCGGCGCGCACCGAAAGAGCCCGCTCTTGCTCCATGGCGGTGTCAAAGAGCTTACCggcagacgcagcagccgtgcacTCACGCGAGCGGCACATGACGACTCTCTTCGTCGGTGCATCAggcaccgccacctctcCGGCGGCATCTTTGCCGCGTGAGGTCCGAGGTGGCGATATTACCGCTGCATGCGGCTTTCTGGGGGAAGAGATGCCGGAGTACCACGACGCGAGGAgcgtcaccaccactgccgccctCGATCATACGCTGCTGGGTGTACCTATCCGCCCctcggagctgctgcggcagctaGACTGGGAGACGGAGGCGCGCTACTCCCGTCTCGTTGCGGACCCCCTCGCAGACCTACAGCGGGTCGCCTCGACGTGCATCCAGGGATGGTGGCGCATGCAGCTCGCGCGGCAGGTGCGGCGCCGTCGTGCGGCGGACGTCGAGACATGTCTTCGCCGGGACGCCGCAGCTGTCCGCATTCAGAGTGGCCTTCGGCACTGGAAGGAGTGCGCACCTGCCAAGAGAGAACTACACCGTCTGCGTGCCTATCGAGAGCGagtgcgcagcaccaccattCTGCAAGCCTTCGTGCAGCAACGCGCCAGTGTGGAGGTGTGGGGGCGCGCCTGCTTGGTGTGGTACAAGGTCCTCGTGAAGCAGCGGGAGATGGAGGCACGAcgcgcggcagccgctgtcaCTCTCCAGAGTTGGTGGCGGATGCACATGGCCCGCAGGCAGCTGTGCGACTCTGTGACCGCCGTCATTCGCCTTCAGTgttggtggcgctgcgcactgGCACGGCGtgagctgcgcacgcgccacGTGCACCATCGCCTCGCACAGGAGCAGTGGCGGTACGAGCGACTTCCGCAGATTATCTTGGTTCAGCGTTGGTGGCGCGCCTGTCGCTCTCGCTGGGCAGTCGGCGACCTGCTCTGCCAGCGACAGCGCTCTCTGGAGGGGTACCTGAGGGCACTGGAATCCAGCTACGACGCAGTCATGCGCACGCATCTACGCAGCGTGGAGAACGTGGAGGCGGCAATGCGCTGCGtcctggcggcgctggctgGTGCACGAGACCGCCGCCAACTCGGTCAGCTCGCCATGCGCGCGCgggtgcggcagcgtgcTGTGCACAGCTTTGTGCTTCAGTGGCGCGGTCGAGAGGAGATGCGGCAACTTCGCCGGGACCgggctgcagcgctggctcTGCAGAGGCGACGGGAGGAGGTTGCCGTGGCGACGGTGACCCTGCAGTCATGGGTGCGCTCgtggctgccgcgccgctgcgcagcacgggAGCGCGCCAGCAGGGCCTTCCagcatgcgtgtgcgctcaAAATTTGGGATGCCTTTCGCCACTACCGTGCGCGACAAGCCCTGGTCAGCGGACGAACGCAGTGCGGCATGCTTGGCGTGGTTCGCCGCCTTGCGGAGGTGCGAAACGACGCCGCAACGCGCATTCAATCCATGTGGCGCATGCATTGCACGCAGCGTGAGTTTTTCGATCTCCTCAAGTTTATGCTCAGGGATCGACACGAGTATGCGACGgccgtgcagcgctgctggagaggGCACTACGCACGAGCCGTGCTTGCCCCTCGGCGAGCGGCGCGCGTCCGGGAGTACGAGGCCCGCCTGCAGGATCGCACAGTGCTCCAGTGTGCCGCTGTGCGGGCGCAGTCCTTCTACCGCATGTACCGTACTCGcatccagctgctgcggctagGCGTGCTTCTGCCACCGACTTTTATGCACCGCATCACCGCTGCTCGCCGCATCCAGACGAGCTGGCGCACCTACACTGCTTACCGGCATGTGCTATACCTtcgcctgcagcgcagctACGCGTTCAAGCTGGTACAGtcgcaggaggcgctgcacacCTACGCTACACTCATCCAAGCCGCTGCTCGATCGTACCTCGTGCGCCGTGGTCGGCTGCCTCGACCTGAGCCGGCACCCAATGTGCTCGTGTCTGTAAAGACGTCCACCAAGCTGCCTATTCCGCGTCCTCCTTCCCTACCTCGCGCTCGTGTGGCTCCTGAATCTGGCTCGACCCCGCTACACAGTGTAACCTCCGGTGGACACGGTGTCGAGACTTCGCCGACGTCGCTGGCGCTCATGAGGGCGCCGGCTACCGTCCTGCAGACCATCGCTATGCCAATGGTTAGCAGCTGTTGCACCactgcggcggtgcacaGCAGTCCGCCTGACTTTGGTGACCggccctccgccccctccctcgtcaCCGTCGTCAGCCCCACTCTCTTTCAGACGACGAGGGCAGCGAAGAGCTGCAGCAACTcagcctctctttcctgcctTAGCAGTACACCTGATAAGCCGCTTTACTTGTTGCAGAGTGACAGCACCGATGGCGCGTGGTCGGCGCGCAGTGCACGTCACCCAGCCTCCTCGTCAGGCGAAAGGGCTGCGATAGATTCCCAGCAGGTCGTAGCATCATCGCATGACACGGCACGCTTGTCCGCTCCGACGAAGGACTCAGTCGCTGAAACCACAGCCTATTCAGCCGATCCAGAGTCGGACGTGCAGGCCATGATGGAGCTTCCTGTGGCGCAGTGCAGTATTGCGTGttcctcctcgctctgcCACCACACTCCGCAAGAGGTGGAGGCCGCGGTGCGTATTCAAGCCTCATGGCGCGGCTACCGCGTACGCTGCACCATCGAGTTCTACTACGAGGAGTACTACGAAGAGGTagatgaggagggggaagaggtgatggaggagaagagtcAGTACACCAACACCCTCTCACTAAGCGAGAGCAGGGAGCGGTGGGACATGGTTCATCATCTCTGACCCGCACAAGAGgttccctcaccccctttccccACAGTGACCTTCTCGTCTCGTATCTGTTGGTGAGTGAGCTACGcgtacatgtgtgtgtgtgtgtgtgtgtgtgtgtgtttggcctcgtttgtttgcttttcttttatGTTCCTGCTCGGTATCCCGATGTAAATTAGCGTCTTGGGGCGTAGTTGCGCGGCACCGCTCACCGCCGCaactcccctctcttccccctttcgccCTTCTTTGcggccctcccccctcttgcctctctccccccactgTACATCTTTGTTTGTTCCTTCACGTCCGTGCTCTGGTGCGGTGTCACCGCTATGCGTGTAGTTTGCGTGGTACCCCCACTCTTTATGTAGGCGCGGGTATGCACATGTATGGAGACATTTCATTTCTGCCTCGTTCCGCGTCACTCGTGGGCGCTCGTTTGTTtacttttctttttttcgctgGAAGTGATGCGCGCAGGCGCATTTTCTCATCATTTGAATCCCCCGAATGAGGGGCGCAGTTGCCGCAAAGGCCACACGCGCTGGCTTGTCAAGGCCTTTCTTGTGCCAGCAAGCgctctctttgctctcttaACTTCCTCTTTCGTCTGCGCACGTCTTCACCGTGTGCTTCAGGTGTAGGGTCTCACCGGCTGTCATTCCCTTCCGTCGCAACGGTAGGGAATGACAACCCAAGCAAATGTACCCGGATGCCAGTACACGACCATGcttgtgcctgtgtgctgaTCTGCCTTACGCACAATCACACGCCGCGCACGGTGGCTTTGCATCCCATTCTTCACCTCTGTTGCTACCCCTCACCAtttttccctcctttctcttcaccgTTTCCCCATCTCCGGTCAAATctacccctcctcctcccccccccccccacacacaaacacacaaacacacgcacctacGCTACTGAACGCGAGCTGCTAACGGCAGTTTGATCACTACTAGCCCACACATTCAAGCGCAACCATATATTCCTACGAGCGTCTcttgtctccctcccccctcccccccctctccctccactcCCCTTCCCATTCATTCGCATTACTTCAGCAACCATGGTGGATGCAGTTTCTCGCTacgacgatgaggaggaagacatTCTGCCCTTCGAGGGCCTCGACAAGGCgtcagcgctgcaggagtgCCGCATCTTCAACAAGAtcccgctggacgaggaggggtCTATCCGGGCCATGACACAGGTGCTGTATCTCTTGTCAATTGGCGTGCGGCTGACCGAGGCCGAGGCGACGGATATCTTCTTCATGTCCACGAAACTCATGCAGTCGAACTATGCCAAGCTGCGGCGTCTGCAGTACATCCTGATGAAGGAACTCAGCCCGCTCGTGGAGCAGAGCTTCATCGCGTCGAACGCGCTCATGATGGATATTAAGAAGAAGGGGGATTCTGACAAGAGTTGCGCTATCCGCGCTCTATACGCCATCATGGACAGCAGTATGTACAACTCCATGGACCGCACCATCGTGGAGTGCATGACGTCGCGTAACCCAAGCGTGGTGACTGCGGCACTCGTAACGGGCATCCACATGTCCAACACCCTGCCGGAGATGCCGCGCAAGTGGGCAACGCAGCTgaacgaggtgctgcgcgagcgctCCAAGGCGCAGTACCAGGCCATCGCGCTACTGCACAGGATACGCAACAACGACCGACTCTCCGTGGATCGGCTCATCGAAGATACTCAGGCCGGCCGCATCCGCTCATCGCATGCCGTCTGCCTCGTCATCAAGATGTGCACCGAGCTGATGCAGGCTGACTTCACCAGCTCCCTCGATATTTACAAGTTTGTCACCTCGATGCTGCACCGAAGCGACATGATCGCCTTTGAGGCCGCCAAGTCAATTGCCTCCTTGCGCCACGTCTCCGACAGGGAGCTGATGCCGGTTGTGACGGTGCTCCAGCTGTACCTGAGCTCGCAGAATCAGGTGCTTCGGTTTGCTGCCGTGTACTTAATCAGCTGCATCGCGTCCACGCATCcggccgccgtcgcgccGATCAACGCGGAGATCGAGTCCCTGGCGCTGGATTCGAACCGCGTCATCGCCATGCTCGCCATCACAGCCTTGCTGAAGACCGGGGCGGAAAGTACCATTGCGCGAGTGCTGACCCAGCTCTCCTCGGGCAGCTACATGAGTGAGCTCGGGGACGAGTTGAAGTTAACGATTGTGGACGCCATGCGTGTGCTGAATGCGAAGTTTCCGAACAGCTACGAAACTCTCTTggccttcctcttccgcgtTCTCAGCGATGAGGGTAGCAGCGCGTTGAAGCAGAGCGTGGTGGATGCAATGCTCGATATCTCCAAGTCCAACCCCAGCTCCAAGGAGGTCGTACTCACACACCTGGCCGAGTTTATCGACGACTGCGAGTTCTCGCAGATCACAAAGCGAGTCTTGATGCACCTTGGCGAGGGTGTCCCGCACTGCTCCAACCCGCGCCACTTCGTGCGCTACGTGTACAACCACGCCACACTGGAGAAGCCCGAAGTCCGCGCTGTCGCAGTGACGACGCTGGCGAAGATCGCGGCGAGCGTGCCGTCTCTGCGTCGTTCCATCGTGGCGCTTCTGaagcgctcctgcagcgactccGACGACGAGGTCCGCGACCGTGCCGTGCTGTACACGAAGTTGTTTCTACAGAATGACGAAGGGCTCGTGCGCACATACATCGAAGAcgtcgcggcggccgtgCTGCATCAGTGGCACACTCTGCGCGACATGAACAAGGTGATCCCGATGGACGGCGCTCTTGGCGGTTCCACTTTGGCGGGTCTCGCAGCGGGCACAAACCACACGGACGCCTTCGGAATGCCGTGTCCGACGCCGGCCGTCCTCCATGGCCGTGATGCCTTGCGTCATGTCAAGCAGCTTCAGGAGCTGGGGGAGCCAGTGAAGAGCATGGAGCCGGTTCTCATTACGGAGCCCGACAACGAGTACGTTGTGTCTGTCATCAAACACACGTACCCGACGCACTTGGTACTGCAGTTCAAGGTGAAGAACATGATGGACAACATGTTGTTCAAGAAGGTGCTTGTTAGCACAAGCACGGAGGACCTGGAGGCGGAGCCGCTCTACGCCATTCCTATTGAGAGCATCCGCCCAGGGGAAACCCAGTACGGGTACGTGGTGCTGCAGTATGCGCCAGGCGCGTTCCCCAGCGGCACCGTGGAGCCGATGTTCCGCTTTGCCAtggtcgaggaggaggacgaggacgcggcgGATCAGGACGAGTACCCAATGGAGAGCTTCGACGTGGACGTGAGCGATTTTATCGCACCAATGAACCTGGGCAACGACATGGATAGTAAATGGACTGAGCAGGAGGGCAACGAGACGGCCGGCACCTTCGCGCTGCACTCGATGAGGAACCTGacggaggcagcgcagcagctggctgACTTCTTCGGGATGTACATCGAAGGCGGCGTACCGGAGAAGATCACCACAGCCTCGCACGTGCTCAAGATGGCTGGCGTGCTGGCGGACGAGGACCACACACTGATGCTGGTGCAGGCGAAGGTGTTTATTGCGACCGACAACCGTGTAGCGCTGCACCTGGCACTGCGCGGTGGATCGGCAGATGTTCGCGAGTATTTAGCGAACGTCCTGCTGGGCTAAGGTTGATGGTGGAACAGAGGGAGTGGGGTAGGTCTTGTGCATTTACCCGTCCCCACacttcgctttcttttcctgccattgcctccccccacctcttctcccGCTCTGCGTATCGACTCACTCCGCGATTTagtccctcccctctctctctctctctctctctctctctgcgatTGTGTGAACTGTTGCTGGCAGACACATCTCTGTTGTCCCCATCCGTGCCTGTTGTCTATCTTCTTTTCATGTAAGTGCGCGGTCGCTTTTCTCTAGTCTCTCGTTCTCGTTTCTGCACTGATGATGACTGATGAtggatgatgatgatggctGATGTTGGTCACATTGATATCACACGCAGCTCCCTCTTCTTACCGCACACAGGCTTGTCTTTTGTGGTGTCATATTTGTTGCTACCTTATCCATGGCAACGTTGGCGCTCTTGCTTGAGAGTGGTGCCATCCATGTGGTatgcccctccctctctctccccgctctccctccctcccttttaCTTGTACTTACCCCCTTTTCATTTCCTCATTACAGGTGTatggtgggggggggggttttTCTGCGGCTGCGTGGCCGTTGTCCGGGGCCCCGCTCTTGCCCACCTATCGAGAAAGCGAAGAGGGGTGTGTGCTCTAGCGTGGTGGGGAAAGATGGATCGTGGGGTCGGTGAGACGTGACTGCGTTatcagtgtgtgtgtgtgtgtgtgtgtgtgtgtgtgtggaggaggggtgtgtgACGGTAATGTGCTGTACTGAGTCAGGCGTGGCACGATGCTGGCGATGAATATTGacgagagaaggggagaagacagTTGCAGGGTTGTGTGAGTGTCCCCCCATCCCCTGCTgctcgcccccctctctcgtgtATCTCAGGGCATATTTTAGtgtctcgctccctctcccacttccccgtttctctcttttcgcaTGTTTGGAGCGTCTTCCTGCGCCGTGCGTACGCGTGTGTATTTATCTCAGCTTCTTCCCTGAAtgatggggaggggagagagagggggggggagggagggcgggcGGGCACAGTGGTGCTTTCGGCGTCCGTATcgccccccccaccccctacacccacacacacactctctctctggctgcTCGAGGATGGACACGTGTGTGTTGAAAATGCAGCCGTTGTGCGTAGGGccgtggagggaggggggggggggaagcgcgCTCGTGCGTGTATGGTGAGTGTGGTAccgcgcgtgggtgtgcgctcGCTCGTCTTTCCTTTTGCTCTTTgggggagtggaggaggaggcccgGCACTGACGAGTGCGCGCTCGCgcaaggtggtggtgatggcgtcTGCCTTTCTcgaaacaagcaaacaagctCGAGCACACAGAAGGGCAGGCAGACGTGCACGACAACCGAAACCGATCAGCGTGATGCGATGgtaaaagaaaggggaaccACAGGGAAAGGCAAGGAGAAGCAGggcggcgagcagcaccgTTGTGAATGGCTGTGATGGAGTGGTTGAGTGTCGATAAATGTGTGTGCAATTGCGGTGCGTCACTGCAATCTGCGTACCCACGTACGTGTGCTCTCGATGACGGCACTTTGGCTATCGAACACCCCCTTGCCCCAGCTCCTTAAAAAGAACACCCGCACCCGCACGGGCAATGCCATTCCGCCTTCTCGTGCTACAGCCGACGAGAAGCCTCGGCCGCGTCGTCTTCTACCTCGTACCCTCAACCCCTTCTCTCATGCTCGACTCTTCCTCTCTACTCCACTCTGGAATGGACTTCTACGCCGCGCATGACGCCATCCTTCTCCATCCGGCACATGCCTTCACAGgtcgctgctctcttcgccctgttctccctcttcctcataCTCTGCGCTGTCTTCCACCTGGCAGAcgagaacacacacacgcacacgcacacacgcacgcagatacagaggcacacgcgcatacATCTACAACGCTCTCCTCGGCGCTCATACCACCATAGACACATCGATTGCCATGTCATCCCCTCACACTCCCTCTTGGATTGCTGTTTCCTTCTCTCGTAGATCGATAGAGGCTCACATCGGTTTtgcctccacacacacacacttgcgAAGAGAGGTGGACGTGCGCACGCCTGCACTCTACGCTCCGACGCCCTAAAAGGTTGTAAGCGAGGGAGCAAGCCTTCTGTGACTTGATCAGCCGTTCGCTAAGTCTCTCGCTTCCCTCGCTttggcccccctccctgccgGTATGTCGCGGCCTCGCGGCGATAGCGGATACGATCCGCTACCGGGGTCACAGCGCGAGGCCTCTccaccgctggcggtgctgctctgtAGGTCTCAACGCTCACCAAGCACGCCACTGCGCGTCTTTGGCTCCGAAATCACG contains the following coding sequences:
- a CDS encoding putative coatomer gamma subunit translates to MVDAVSRYDDEEEDILPFEGLDKASALQECRIFNKIPLDEEGSIRAMTQVLYLLSIGVRLTEAEATDIFFMSTKLMQSNYAKLRRLQYILMKELSPLVEQSFIASNALMMDIKKKGDSDKSCAIRALYAIMDSSMYNSMDRTIVECMTSRNPSVVTAALVTGIHMSNTLPEMPRKWATQLNEVLRERSKAQYQAIALLHRIRNNDRLSVDRLIEDTQAGRIRSSHAVCLVIKMCTELMQADFTSSLDIYKFVTSMLHRSDMIAFEAAKSIASLRHVSDRELMPVVTVLQLYLSSQNQVLRFAAVYLISCIASTHPAAVAPINAEIESLALDSNRVIAMLAITALLKTGAESTIARVLTQLSSGSYMSELGDELKLTIVDAMRVLNAKFPNSYETLLAFLFRVLSDEGSSALKQSVVDAMLDISKSNPSSKEVVLTHLAEFIDDCEFSQITKRVLMHLGEGVPHCSNPRHFVRYVYNHATLEKPEVRAVAVTTLAKIAASVPSLRRSIVALLKRSCSDSDDEVRDRAVLYTKLFLQNDEGLVRTYIEDVAAAVLHQWHTLRDMNKVIPMDGALGGSTLAGLAAGTNHTDAFGMPCPTPAVLHGRDALRHVKQLQELGEPVKSMEPVLITEPDNEYVVSVIKHTYPTHLVLQFKVKNMMDNMLFKKVLVSTSTEDLEAEPLYAIPIESIRPGETQYGYVVLQYAPGAFPSGTVEPMFRFAMVEEEDEDAADQDEYPMESFDVDVSDFIAPMNLGNDMDSKWTEQEGNETAGTFALHSMRNLTEAAQQLADFFGMYIEGGVPEKITTASHVLKMAGVLADEDHTLMLVQAKVFIATDNRVALHLALRGGSADVREYLANVLLG